One Hordeum vulgare subsp. vulgare chromosome 4H, MorexV3_pseudomolecules_assembly, whole genome shotgun sequence DNA window includes the following coding sequences:
- the LOC123446682 gene encoding probable carboxylesterase 17 translates to MIRRRMGALHVGEPRVSFQQQVGKNGGGHGAVVEEIHGLIRVYKDGHVERLPAIPDVPCTWGSTAAASGVLARDVAVDRATGVWARLYAPAAAAGKVPVVVYLHGGGFSVGSAAWSCYHEFLAQLPARAGCAVMSVDYRLAPENRLPAAFDDGLTALRWLRQQASRGAAASDEVSWWRSRCRFDRVFLMGDSAGAAIAFHVAARAPAPLAVKGAVLIQPFFGGEARTASEKSMPQPPGSALSLSTSDSYWRMALPAGAGRDHPWCNPLARGAPRLESLALPPMLVCISEADILRDRNLELCRALRKAGKSVEQATYGGVGHAFQVLHNCHLSRPRTQEMLAHIRAFVSARSS, encoded by the coding sequence ATGATAAGGAGGAGGATGGGGGCACTGCACGTCGGCGAGCCGCGGGTCAGCTTCCAGCAGCAGGTCGGCAAGAACGGCGGCGGGCACGGCGCCGTCGTCGAGGAGATACACGGGCTCATCCGCGTGTACAAGGACGGGCACGTGGAGCGCCTCCCGGCCATCCCCGACGTGCCCTGCACGTGGGGCTCGACGGCCGCCGCGAGCGGCGTCCTCGCGCGCGACGTGGCGGTCGACCGCGCCACGGGGGTGTGGGCGCGCCTGTACGCGCCGGCCGCCGCGGCGGGGAAGGTCCCCGTGGTGGTGTACTTGCATGGCGGCGGGTTCAGCGTCGGCTCGGCCGCGTGGAGCTGCTACCACGAGTTCCTCGCCCAGCTGCCCGCGCGGGCGGGCTGCGCCGTCATGTCCGTCGACTACCGCCTCGCGCCGGAGAACCGCCTGCCCGCCGCGTTCGACGACGGGCTCACGGCTCTGCGCTGGCTGCGGCAGCAGGCGAGCAGAGGCGCCGCCGCCTCCGACGAGGTCTCGTGGTGGCGCAGCCGGTGCAGGTTCGACCGCGTGTTCCTCATGGGCGACAGCGCGGGCGCCGCCATCGCCTTCCACGTGGCCGCGCGGGCCCCCGCCCCGCTCGCCGTGAAGGGGGCCGTGCTGATCCAGCCCTTCTTCGGCGGGGAGGCCCGCACGGCGTCGGAGAAGAGCATGCCGCAGCCGCCGGGGTCGGCGCTGAGCCTGTCGACGTCGGACAGCTACTGGCGCATGGCGCTCCCGGCCGGCGCCGGCCGCGACCACCCCTGGTGCAACCCGCTGGCCCGCGGCGCGCCCCGGCTGGAGAGCCTGGCGCTGCCGCCCATGCTGGTGTGCATCTCGGAGGCGGACATCCTGCGCGACCGGAACCTGGAGCTGTGCAGAGCGCTGCGCAAGGCCGGCAAGAGCGTGGAGCAGGCGACGTACGGCGGCGTGGGGCACGCCTTCCAGGTGCTCCACAACTGCCACCTGTCCCGGCCGCGGACGCAGGAGATGCTCGCGCACATCCGGGCCTTCGTCAGCGCCAGGTCCAGCTGA